The following proteins are co-located in the Polymorphospora rubra genome:
- the secA gene encoding preprotein translocase subunit SecA — MSILEKVLRAGEGRMVRRLKAVANAVNSIEDDYVDLTDAELRELTDQYRERIADGESLDDLLPEAFATAREAASRVLGQRHYDVQIMGGAALHFGNIAEMKTGEGKTLTSVLPAYLNALSGKGVHVVTVNDYLAERDAAWMGRVHQFLGLSVGVILPNRPSAEHRAAYECDITYGTNNEFGFDYLRDNMSWSKDELVQRGHNFAIVDEVDSILIDEARTPLIISGPAEHSARWYGEFAQVVGRLQVGKDGEGDYEVDYAKRTIAVTERGVAKVEDRLGIDNLYESVNTPLVGYLNNAIKAKELYKRDKDYIVNEGEVLIVDEFTGRILHGRRYNEGMHQAIEAKEGVEIKQENQTLATITLQNYFRLYNKLSGMTGTAQTEAGEFNKVYKVGVVSIPTHRAMVRLDRPDVIYKTEKAKFNAVVEDIAERHVLGQPVLVGTVSVENSEILSQLLRRRGIPHAVLNAKFHAKEAEIVAQAGRKGAVTVATNMAGRGTDILLGGSAEHLAEAELHQRGIDPVEHEEEYAKALEEILPKWKRACDDEAEEVAAAGGLYVLGTERHESRRIDNQLRGRSGRQGDPGESRFYLSLQDELMKRFRAGAVEAVMERFNIPEDVPIESKMVTRQIKSAQAQIEGQNAEIRKNVLKYDEVLNKQRQVVYAERLRVLNGEDLNDQVTHMIDDVVDAYVRGATADGYAEDWDLDQLWSSLKQLYPIAVTVEDLEEEVGGERNNLDPDFLLTRLKEDAHAAYDRREEELGEEAVRQLERMVLLQVIDRKWREHLYEMDYLQEGISLRAYAQRDPVVEYQREGFDMFANMMDGIKEETVGFLFNLEVQVEEAPQPAPTEDGAATPAPDDAAVEIRAKGLGRAPRNQGLQYSSPTIDGAAGAGGVQIEKAPTQPPAGQGSSAAPPAPSAPALGVGGRPAPSRASRRPAPGQAVGGNSPSRNAPCPCGSGKKYKRCHGGPGA; from the coding sequence GTGTCGATTCTGGAAAAGGTACTGCGTGCCGGCGAAGGCCGCATGGTGCGCCGGCTCAAGGCCGTTGCCAACGCCGTCAACTCGATCGAGGACGACTACGTCGACCTGACCGACGCCGAACTGCGGGAGTTGACCGACCAGTACCGGGAGCGCATCGCCGACGGCGAGAGCCTCGACGACCTGCTGCCGGAGGCGTTCGCGACCGCCCGTGAGGCGGCGTCGCGGGTGCTCGGTCAGCGCCACTACGACGTCCAGATCATGGGCGGGGCGGCGCTGCACTTCGGCAACATCGCCGAGATGAAGACCGGTGAGGGCAAGACCCTGACCTCGGTGCTGCCCGCCTATCTCAACGCCCTGTCGGGCAAGGGCGTGCACGTGGTCACGGTCAACGACTACCTCGCCGAGCGTGACGCGGCCTGGATGGGCCGGGTGCACCAGTTCCTCGGCCTCAGCGTCGGCGTGATCCTGCCCAACCGGCCGTCCGCCGAGCACCGCGCCGCCTACGAGTGCGACATCACGTACGGCACCAACAACGAGTTCGGCTTCGACTACCTGCGCGACAACATGTCCTGGTCGAAGGACGAACTGGTGCAGCGCGGCCACAACTTCGCGATCGTCGACGAGGTCGACTCCATCCTGATCGACGAGGCCCGTACCCCGCTGATCATCTCCGGTCCGGCCGAGCACTCGGCCCGCTGGTACGGCGAGTTCGCCCAGGTCGTCGGCCGCCTCCAGGTCGGCAAGGACGGCGAGGGCGACTACGAGGTCGACTACGCCAAGCGCACCATCGCGGTGACCGAGCGCGGCGTGGCCAAGGTCGAGGACCGGCTCGGCATCGACAACCTCTACGAGTCGGTCAACACCCCGCTGGTCGGCTACCTGAACAACGCGATCAAGGCCAAGGAGCTCTACAAGCGCGACAAGGACTACATCGTCAACGAGGGCGAGGTCCTCATCGTCGACGAGTTCACCGGTCGCATCCTGCACGGTCGTCGCTACAACGAGGGCATGCACCAGGCCATCGAGGCCAAAGAGGGCGTGGAGATCAAGCAGGAGAACCAGACCCTCGCCACGATCACGCTGCAGAACTACTTCCGCCTCTACAACAAGCTGTCCGGCATGACCGGTACGGCACAGACCGAGGCCGGCGAGTTCAACAAGGTCTACAAGGTCGGCGTGGTGAGCATCCCGACCCACCGGGCGATGGTGCGGCTCGACCGCCCCGACGTCATCTACAAGACCGAGAAGGCCAAGTTCAACGCCGTCGTCGAGGACATCGCCGAGCGGCACGTTCTCGGCCAGCCGGTCCTGGTCGGCACGGTCTCGGTCGAGAACTCCGAGATCCTGTCGCAGCTGCTGCGCCGGCGGGGCATTCCGCACGCCGTACTCAACGCGAAGTTCCACGCCAAGGAGGCCGAGATCGTCGCCCAGGCCGGGCGCAAGGGCGCGGTCACCGTGGCGACCAACATGGCCGGCCGGGGCACCGACATCCTGCTCGGCGGCAGCGCCGAGCACCTGGCCGAGGCCGAACTGCACCAGCGGGGGATCGACCCGGTGGAGCACGAGGAGGAGTACGCCAAGGCGCTCGAGGAGATCCTGCCCAAGTGGAAGCGGGCCTGCGACGACGAGGCCGAGGAGGTCGCCGCCGCCGGTGGCCTCTACGTCCTGGGCACCGAGCGCCACGAGTCGCGGCGGATCGACAACCAGCTGCGCGGCCGGTCCGGCCGGCAGGGCGACCCGGGTGAGTCGCGCTTCTACCTGTCGCTCCAGGACGAGCTGATGAAGCGGTTCCGGGCGGGTGCGGTCGAAGCGGTCATGGAGCGCTTCAACATCCCCGAGGACGTGCCCATCGAGTCGAAGATGGTCACCCGGCAGATCAAGAGCGCCCAGGCCCAGATCGAGGGCCAGAACGCCGAGATCCGCAAGAACGTCCTGAAGTACGACGAGGTGCTCAACAAGCAGCGCCAGGTCGTCTACGCCGAGCGCCTCCGGGTGCTCAACGGCGAAGACCTCAACGACCAGGTGACGCACATGATCGACGATGTCGTCGACGCGTACGTCCGGGGGGCGACCGCCGACGGCTATGCCGAGGACTGGGACCTCGACCAGTTGTGGTCCAGCCTCAAGCAGCTCTACCCGATCGCGGTGACCGTCGAGGACCTGGAGGAGGAGGTCGGCGGCGAGCGCAACAACCTCGACCCGGACTTCCTGCTGACCCGCCTGAAGGAGGACGCCCACGCGGCGTACGACCGGCGCGAGGAGGAACTGGGCGAGGAGGCGGTACGCCAGCTCGAGCGGATGGTGCTGCTCCAGGTCATCGACCGCAAGTGGCGTGAGCACCTCTACGAGATGGACTATCTGCAGGAGGGCATCAGCCTGCGGGCGTACGCCCAGCGCGACCCGGTGGTGGAATACCAGCGGGAGGGCTTCGACATGTTCGCCAACATGATGGACGGCATCAAGGAGGAGACGGTCGGCTTCCTGTTCAACCTGGAGGTCCAGGTCGAGGAGGCCCCGCAGCCGGCGCCGACCGAGGACGGCGCCGCCACCCCGGCGCCCGACGACGCCGCCGTCGAGATCCGGGCCAAGGGCCTCGGACGGGCGCCACGCAACCAGGGGTTGCAGTACTCCTCGCCGACCATCGACGGTGCCGCCGGCGCCGGTGGGGTGCAGATCGAGAAGGCTCCGACGCAGCCGCCGGCCGGCCAGGGTTCCTCGGCCGCCCCGCCGGCCCCGTCCGCCCCGGCCCTCGGCGTCGGTGGTCGTCCGGCGCCCTCCCGGGCGTCCCGCCGTCCGGCCCCCGGCCAGGCCGTCGGCGGCAACAGCCCGTCGCGTAACGCGCCCTGCCCCTGCGGCTCGGGCAAGAAGTACAAGCGCTGCCACGGTGGCCCCGGCGCCTGA
- a CDS encoding GNAT family N-acetyltransferase, which yields MAPVEPPTITEAGLTLRPWRPDDADAVLRACQDPAIGRWTTVPSPYLPEHAVGFVAERAPAGWAAGTGAPFAVCDAATGEVLGSCGLVSLDRAAGQGEIGYWTAPWARGRGVAVRATRMVARWAFESVGLRRLVWRAEVGNHASRLVALRAGFTMEGILRRDVRRGHGDTDSWIGSLLPDDPTPAPGREPARPGSVEARRAAVFTGDQPTLTAEAPAGPIRLRRPGSADIDGAVATCRDQAAIRWTSVPDPYHRRDAEHFVGQAEQQWLRGTGATFAIVGPAGTFAGSIALRLSAADPAVADVGFLIAPAARNRGYASAALAAVCTWGFDRLVLHRIEWRAHVGNTASRRVAEKAGFTVEGVAHGSLAHRGARVDVWVGALLVDDRSA from the coding sequence ATGGCGCCGGTGGAGCCGCCGACGATCACCGAAGCCGGCCTGACCCTGCGCCCGTGGCGCCCCGACGACGCCGACGCGGTACTCCGCGCCTGCCAGGATCCGGCGATCGGCCGGTGGACCACGGTCCCCTCGCCCTATCTGCCGGAGCACGCCGTGGGGTTCGTCGCCGAACGCGCCCCCGCCGGCTGGGCCGCGGGCACCGGCGCGCCGTTCGCGGTCTGCGACGCGGCCACCGGAGAAGTGCTCGGCTCCTGCGGGCTGGTCAGCCTCGACCGGGCCGCCGGGCAGGGTGAGATCGGCTACTGGACCGCGCCGTGGGCGCGCGGCCGGGGCGTCGCCGTACGGGCGACCCGGATGGTGGCACGGTGGGCCTTCGAGTCCGTCGGGCTGCGCCGGCTGGTCTGGCGCGCCGAGGTCGGCAACCACGCCTCCCGGCTGGTCGCGTTGCGTGCCGGTTTCACCATGGAAGGCATCCTGCGCCGGGACGTACGCCGGGGGCACGGGGACACCGACAGCTGGATCGGTTCCCTCCTGCCGGACGATCCCACCCCGGCACCCGGTCGCGAACCGGCCCGCCCCGGCTCGGTCGAGGCCCGCCGGGCGGCCGTCTTCACCGGCGACCAGCCGACCCTGACTGCCGAGGCCCCGGCCGGCCCGATCCGGCTGCGCCGCCCCGGGTCGGCCGACATCGACGGTGCCGTGGCGACCTGTCGGGACCAGGCGGCGATCCGCTGGACCTCCGTTCCCGACCCCTATCACCGGCGCGACGCCGAACACTTCGTCGGACAGGCCGAACAGCAGTGGCTACGCGGCACCGGCGCGACCTTCGCCATCGTCGGACCGGCCGGCACGTTCGCCGGCTCGATCGCGCTGCGGCTGTCCGCCGCCGATCCGGCGGTCGCCGACGTAGGATTCCTGATCGCCCCGGCCGCCCGGAACCGGGGATACGCGTCCGCCGCGCTGGCCGCCGTGTGTACGTGGGGCTTCGACCGTCTCGTCCTGCACCGCATCGAGTGGCGGGCGCACGTCGGCAACACCGCCTCCCGCCGGGTCGCGGAGAAGGCCGGGTTCACCGTCGAGGGCGTCGCCCACGGCAGCCTGGCGCACCGGGGTGCCCGCGTCGACGTCTGGGTCGGCGCGCTGCTCGTCGACGACAGGAGCGCATGA
- a CDS encoding GNAT family N-acetyltransferase — MAREPIDGDGVRLRPYREGDVGDVAAACADPLTQRFLSLLPHPYTAADARWWITEGSTAVWATGGAAYAVADPATDRLIGAVGLDRVNRPRASGEIGYWVAPWARGRGVATAATRALTDAAFAAGLARVELLTEWENTPSQRVALAAGYRREGVRRSAGAGRTGRHDLIAWVRLADAPAEPAPRLLPDLPGGRLDDGVVALRPLRPDDADFLFALLSVPDVVATSVPPVPPQRAGIEERCRQAEARWLAGERADLVISDAASGEPAGDIGLYYHEPPTGLAMIGYSMLPAWRGRGYPARAARLLTEWAFEVGVARMTAGTLPDNLGSQRVLQKAGFRREGYQRGRLPGVDGTRHDDVLFARLPGDGDTG, encoded by the coding sequence CTGGCCCGGGAACCGATCGACGGCGACGGGGTACGGCTGCGGCCGTACCGGGAAGGTGACGTCGGGGACGTGGCGGCGGCCTGCGCCGACCCGCTGACCCAGCGCTTCCTGTCCCTGCTCCCACACCCCTACACCGCGGCCGACGCCCGGTGGTGGATCACCGAGGGATCCACGGCGGTGTGGGCGACCGGCGGCGCGGCGTACGCGGTCGCCGACCCGGCCACCGACCGGCTGATCGGCGCGGTCGGCCTGGACCGGGTCAACCGGCCGCGGGCCTCGGGCGAGATCGGCTACTGGGTCGCCCCCTGGGCCCGCGGTCGGGGCGTGGCGACGGCCGCGACCCGGGCGCTCACCGACGCGGCCTTCGCCGCCGGGCTGGCCCGCGTCGAACTCCTCACCGAGTGGGAGAACACCCCGAGCCAGCGGGTCGCGCTGGCCGCCGGATACCGGCGCGAGGGCGTACGCCGGTCGGCCGGCGCGGGCCGGACCGGGCGGCACGACCTGATCGCCTGGGTACGCCTCGCCGACGCCCCGGCCGAACCGGCGCCCCGGCTGCTGCCGGACCTGCCGGGCGGCCGGCTCGACGACGGTGTGGTGGCCCTACGGCCGTTGCGGCCCGACGACGCCGACTTCCTCTTCGCCCTGCTCTCGGTGCCGGACGTGGTCGCGACCAGCGTGCCGCCGGTGCCGCCGCAGCGGGCCGGGATCGAGGAGCGGTGCCGCCAGGCCGAGGCCCGCTGGCTGGCCGGCGAACGCGCCGATCTGGTGATCAGCGACGCGGCGTCCGGCGAGCCGGCCGGCGACATCGGCCTGTACTACCACGAGCCGCCGACCGGCCTGGCCATGATCGGCTACTCGATGCTGCCCGCCTGGCGTGGCCGGGGCTACCCGGCCCGGGCGGCGCGGCTGCTGACCGAGTGGGCCTTCGAGGTCGGCGTCGCCCGGATGACCGCCGGAACGCTGCCGGACAACCTCGGCTCGCAGCGGGTGCTGCAGAAGGCCGGGTTCCGCCGGGAGGGCTACCAGCGCGGCCGGTTGCCCGGTGTGGACGGCACCCGGCACGACGACGTGCTGTTCGCGCGGCTGCCGGGCGACGGCGACACCGGCTGA
- the hpf gene encoding ribosome hibernation-promoting factor, HPF/YfiA family, giving the protein MDIVVKGRNVEVPDHYRVHVGEKLAKIERYDHKLIRVDVELFHERNPRQADHCQRVEITCVSRGPVVRAEACAKDFYSALDAAISKLETRMRRAADRRRVHHGRQTPVSVAAATADLPVADFGAAPVATLTEAPAESRYDESDDQPWHIVRHKEHSGQPMTVDDALFQMELVGHDFYLFNDKESGLPSVVYRRKGYDYGIISLAN; this is encoded by the coding sequence GTGGACATTGTCGTCAAAGGCCGCAACGTTGAGGTGCCCGATCACTACCGGGTTCATGTCGGCGAGAAGCTCGCCAAGATAGAGCGCTACGACCACAAGCTCATCCGGGTCGACGTGGAACTGTTCCACGAACGCAACCCTCGACAGGCCGACCACTGCCAGCGCGTCGAAATCACCTGTGTGTCCCGGGGCCCCGTGGTGCGGGCCGAGGCGTGCGCGAAGGACTTCTACAGCGCCCTGGACGCCGCGATCAGCAAGCTCGAGACCCGGATGCGCCGGGCCGCCGACCGCCGTCGGGTGCACCACGGCCGGCAGACGCCGGTGTCGGTGGCCGCCGCGACCGCGGATCTGCCGGTGGCCGACTTCGGCGCCGCGCCGGTCGCGACCCTGACCGAGGCGCCGGCGGAGAGCCGCTACGACGAGTCCGACGACCAGCCGTGGCACATCGTGCGGCACAAGGAACACTCCGGCCAGCCGATGACCGTCGACGACGCGCTCTTCCAGATGGAACTCGTCGGCCACGACTTCTATCTCTTCAACGACAAGGAGTCGGGCCTGCCCAGTGTCGTCTACCGCCGCAAGGGCTACGACTACGGGATCATCTCGCTCGCCAACTGA
- a CDS encoding Rv3235 family protein — MRATLTRPRARQSVRVRTVPPLDPPYDDESPRDPWSQLAGAGQLTLDLADTRRRRGQRPESPPALAVPRPGERATRGPARTGSSAVGPAALTGSSGETHPPAVPFPAEVTAIGSGPAADPGAASPEARQAARRFLAACLEVFNGYRPVVHLRRLCVPVDAEAVVERITAANRRFAGPQPPARGRSRQLLRPRLLRVSEPLPGIAEATAVLDRAGRVRAMAYRLERRRGVWLGTTAQLI, encoded by the coding sequence GTGCGAGCGACCCTGACCCGGCCCCGTGCCCGACAGTCCGTACGGGTACGCACCGTTCCACCGCTCGACCCGCCGTACGACGACGAATCGCCCCGCGACCCGTGGAGCCAACTGGCCGGTGCCGGGCAACTCACCCTCGACCTCGCCGACACCCGCCGACGCCGGGGCCAGCGACCCGAGTCACCGCCGGCACTTGCCGTCCCCCGGCCCGGGGAACGGGCCACCCGCGGGCCGGCCCGCACCGGCTCGTCCGCCGTGGGTCCGGCGGCCCTGACCGGCTCATCCGGGGAGACGCATCCGCCGGCGGTCCCGTTCCCGGCCGAGGTGACCGCGATCGGGAGCGGGCCGGCGGCCGACCCCGGCGCGGCTTCGCCGGAGGCCAGGCAGGCGGCCCGCCGATTCCTGGCCGCCTGCCTGGAGGTCTTCAACGGCTACCGGCCGGTCGTCCACCTACGCCGGCTCTGCGTCCCGGTCGACGCCGAGGCCGTGGTCGAGCGGATCACGGCGGCCAACCGGCGGTTCGCCGGGCCGCAGCCACCCGCCCGCGGCCGGTCACGGCAGCTGCTACGCCCCAGGCTGCTCCGGGTCTCCGAGCCACTGCCCGGCATCGCCGAGGCGACCGCCGTGCTCGACCGGGCCGGCCGGGTCCGGGCGATGGCCTACCGCCTGGAACGCCGCCGCGGCGTGTGGCTCGGCACCACCGCCCAACTGATCTGA
- a CDS encoding ComF family protein: protein MVAAAGLWDALTDLVLPASCAGCRADRTPLRAGACAACAADLQALRAGPVRPTPAPPGLPDCVALGPYAGVLRESLLSYKERGRHGLARPLGRLLAEVVATAVGPDRPVLLVPVPSTARAARARHGDHLGRLTRHAARRLRGAGWRVRVARPVRALPRPDSAELTSAQRARAAGAAFRLRSPSVRAVAAGRRVVVLDDIVTTGATLAAVTTLLAAAGVRVDAAAVLAATRKRDRR from the coding sequence GTGGTGGCCGCGGCCGGGCTGTGGGACGCGCTGACCGATCTCGTCCTGCCGGCGTCGTGCGCCGGCTGCCGGGCCGACCGGACACCGCTGCGGGCCGGAGCGTGTGCCGCCTGTGCGGCCGATCTGCAGGCGCTGCGCGCCGGTCCGGTACGCCCCACCCCGGCCCCGCCGGGCCTGCCCGACTGCGTGGCCCTGGGCCCGTACGCCGGGGTGCTGCGCGAGTCGCTGCTGTCCTACAAGGAACGGGGGCGGCACGGACTGGCCCGGCCGCTCGGCCGGTTGCTGGCCGAGGTGGTGGCGACGGCGGTGGGGCCGGACCGGCCCGTACTCCTGGTGCCGGTGCCGTCGACGGCCCGGGCCGCCCGGGCGCGGCACGGCGACCACCTGGGACGGCTGACCCGCCACGCGGCGCGCCGGTTGCGCGGCGCGGGCTGGCGGGTACGGGTGGCCCGCCCGGTGCGGGCGTTGCCCCGGCCGGATTCGGCGGAACTCACCAGCGCGCAGCGGGCCCGGGCGGCGGGCGCCGCCTTCCGGCTGCGGTCGCCTTCGGTACGGGCGGTGGCGGCCGGGCGGCGGGTCGTGGTGCTCGACGACATCGTGACCACCGGTGCGACGCTGGCCGCGGTGACGACGTTGCTCGCCGCGGCCGGCGTACGCGTCGACGCCGCGGCCGTACTGGCCGCCACCCGAAAGCGTGACCGTCGGTAA
- the mtrB gene encoding MtrAB system histidine kinase MtrB translates to MGARRGAVVWRAVLRRGGVVAAGVRQTWRRSLQVRIVTITLVSSGLLVGGFAYMVVTQITGNLLDNAVADARERLETSRAYAFDQLSVHPRIEPRLQRTFDSTVVALAGGDPDEAGVVVVLTASGYPTIETATSPNVDASALISNELRRTVAGGEVASQIRTGDLGGGPTRYLIYGSPVPAGFGQAEIYRLVPLTTQEQTAVQARTTVLATGVALVLLLAVLAALVTRLVVNPVRDAARTAQRLSAGLLDQRMAVNGEDDLALLAASFNQMATNLQRQIVRLEEMSRLQRRFTSDVSHELRTPLTTVRMAADLIFAERDEFDPAVARSAELLQAELDRFEDLLTDLLEISRFDAGFAMLDAEPTDLVPVVQRVVDRLTGLAQRCGVALEAHLPDGAVIAEVDPRRVERVLRNLVGNAVEHGEGRPVEVTLAVDASAVAVTVRDHGIGLRPGEEKLVFNRFWRADPSRARQTGGTGLGLSISLEDARLHGGWLEAWGALGKGAQFRLTLPVRSGDRLTSSPLRLVPTEVMTPIDLRVSADLPLLPVKPDGPSVDTGAPADAAEPAPGTAAGTPAEVTR, encoded by the coding sequence ATCGGCGCGCGGCGCGGGGCGGTGGTGTGGCGCGCCGTCCTGCGGCGCGGTGGCGTGGTCGCCGCCGGCGTACGCCAGACCTGGCGCCGGTCGTTGCAGGTCCGGATCGTCACCATCACGCTGGTCTCGTCCGGTCTGCTGGTCGGCGGGTTCGCCTACATGGTGGTCACCCAGATCACCGGCAACCTGCTCGACAACGCGGTCGCCGACGCCAGGGAACGCCTGGAGACCAGCCGTGCCTACGCCTTCGACCAGTTGAGCGTGCATCCCCGGATCGAGCCCAGGCTGCAACGCACCTTCGACAGCACGGTGGTGGCGCTGGCCGGCGGTGATCCGGACGAGGCGGGTGTCGTGGTGGTGCTCACCGCGAGCGGCTATCCCACCATCGAGACCGCGACCTCGCCCAACGTCGACGCCAGCGCGTTGATCTCCAACGAGCTGCGGCGGACGGTCGCCGGCGGCGAGGTGGCCTCCCAGATCCGCACCGGCGACCTCGGCGGCGGGCCGACCAGATACCTGATCTACGGCTCCCCGGTGCCGGCGGGGTTCGGCCAGGCGGAGATCTACCGGCTGGTGCCGCTGACCACCCAGGAGCAGACCGCCGTCCAGGCCCGCACCACCGTCCTGGCCACCGGCGTCGCGCTGGTTCTGCTGCTGGCGGTGCTCGCGGCCCTGGTCACCCGGCTGGTCGTCAACCCGGTACGGGACGCCGCCCGTACCGCGCAGCGGCTCTCCGCCGGCCTGCTCGACCAGCGGATGGCGGTCAACGGCGAGGACGACCTGGCCCTGCTCGCGGCATCGTTCAACCAGATGGCCACCAACCTGCAGCGGCAGATCGTCCGGCTGGAGGAGATGTCCCGGCTCCAGCGCCGGTTCACCTCCGACGTCTCGCACGAACTGCGTACGCCGCTGACCACCGTACGGATGGCCGCCGACCTGATCTTCGCCGAGCGCGACGAGTTCGACCCGGCCGTCGCCCGCAGCGCCGAACTGCTCCAGGCCGAACTGGACCGCTTCGAGGACCTGCTCACCGACCTGCTGGAGATCAGCCGGTTCGACGCCGGCTTCGCGATGCTCGACGCCGAACCGACCGACCTGGTGCCGGTGGTGCAGCGGGTGGTCGACCGGCTCACCGGGCTGGCGCAGCGGTGCGGGGTGGCGCTGGAGGCACATCTGCCGGACGGGGCCGTGATCGCCGAAGTCGATCCGCGCCGGGTCGAGCGGGTCCTGCGCAACCTGGTCGGCAACGCCGTCGAACACGGCGAGGGCCGGCCGGTCGAGGTGACCCTCGCCGTCGACGCCTCGGCGGTGGCGGTCACCGTACGCGACCACGGGATCGGGTTGCGGCCGGGCGAGGAGAAGCTGGTGTTCAACCGGTTCTGGCGGGCCGACCCGTCTCGGGCCCGGCAGACCGGTGGGACCGGCCTGGGGCTGTCGATCAGCCTGGAGGACGCCCGGCTGCACGGCGGCTGGTTGGAGGCGTGGGGAGCGCTCGGCAAGGGCGCCCAGTTCCGGCTGACGCTGCCGGTACGGTCCGGCGACCGGCTCACCTCGTCCCCCCTGCGGCTGGTGCCGACCGAGGTGATGACCCCGATCGACCTGCGGGTCTCCGCCGACCTTCCGCTGTTGCCGGTCAAGCCGGACGGACCGTCCGTCGACACCGGTGCGCCTGCCGACGCCGCCGAGCCGGCCCCCGGCACCGCCGCCGGCACCCCGGCGGAGGTGACCCGGTGA
- a CDS encoding GerMN domain-containing protein, with protein sequence MRRRLVAAAVVAALVTGLAGCGIPETTGVRVDGPGPAPNYRGGTGVAQAPPQRSAAGSDPQTFAVAYLEAAAGELGGAVERVREFIAPEGQPDLRDKPGPDAQVNVVRLTESPRVTANADGTSTVNVSVQQIGIITRSGVIDPPVATTDHYSFTVGRVANNPGLFVLKPPPVVLLSTEAFGKYYQPRTIYFWNGDQTGLVPDLRYLPRSVPNELQATEVLGWLAAGPSGSIRSITKGLPEGTVPIGNAPVTDGRLVVNLSAQAVPTGDDAELNRLAIQLAWSLRLDLPDTDELELKIQNQTRTTLVAGERFQQDPVYEVAPVAERYTVYAGQVRRLNDPGEPAGGPPPIAPEANTGVQSAAIIRTGEISSVALVTAAGDRSQLQVGASTGAVRIFRPTGAGFASMGRPVWLRTTDPRGPVGLVVADGRLYQFGVAAGLTEVELPGTAGPVTGVAPALDGHRIAYTAGNRLYVATLMVTGGLVEVAAHRQLTTSLTDVSAVAWTDENRLVTAGLKSTRLALVDITVDGLLESWLDEDVPATQVTNISSYPDNPVTRPNFARLMYEASGVAWYRHLTNAEQIDSTEVAGVGPGDTAPETTVPTAPFFVY encoded by the coding sequence GTGAGGCGCCGGCTGGTCGCGGCGGCCGTGGTGGCCGCGCTGGTCACCGGTCTCGCCGGCTGCGGCATTCCGGAGACGACCGGGGTACGCGTCGATGGTCCCGGCCCGGCGCCCAACTACCGCGGCGGCACCGGGGTGGCGCAGGCACCGCCGCAGCGGTCGGCGGCCGGCAGCGACCCGCAGACGTTCGCGGTCGCCTACCTGGAGGCGGCGGCCGGTGAGCTCGGCGGCGCGGTCGAGCGGGTCCGCGAGTTCATCGCGCCCGAGGGGCAGCCCGACCTGCGGGACAAGCCCGGCCCGGACGCGCAGGTGAACGTGGTGCGGTTGACCGAGTCGCCGCGCGTCACGGCGAACGCCGACGGCACCAGCACGGTGAACGTGTCGGTGCAGCAGATCGGGATCATCACCCGCAGCGGAGTCATCGACCCGCCGGTGGCAACCACCGACCACTACTCGTTCACGGTCGGGCGGGTCGCCAACAATCCCGGCCTGTTCGTTCTCAAGCCGCCGCCGGTGGTGCTGCTCAGCACCGAGGCGTTCGGCAAGTACTACCAGCCACGGACGATCTACTTCTGGAACGGCGACCAGACCGGGCTCGTCCCCGACCTGCGCTACCTGCCGCGCTCGGTGCCCAACGAACTCCAGGCCACCGAGGTGCTCGGCTGGCTGGCGGCGGGGCCCTCCGGATCGATCAGGTCGATCACCAAGGGGCTGCCGGAGGGCACCGTCCCGATCGGCAACGCGCCGGTGACCGACGGGCGCCTGGTGGTGAACCTGTCGGCGCAGGCCGTGCCGACCGGCGACGACGCCGAACTGAACCGGCTCGCCATCCAGCTCGCCTGGTCGCTGCGGCTCGACCTCCCCGACACCGACGAACTCGAACTCAAGATCCAGAATCAGACCCGGACGACCCTCGTCGCCGGGGAGAGGTTCCAGCAGGACCCGGTCTACGAGGTCGCCCCGGTGGCCGAGCGCTACACCGTCTACGCCGGGCAGGTACGCCGCCTCAACGACCCCGGCGAACCAGCGGGCGGACCGCCGCCGATCGCGCCGGAGGCGAACACCGGCGTGCAGTCGGCGGCCATCATCCGGACCGGGGAGATCTCCTCCGTGGCCCTGGTGACCGCCGCCGGCGACCGCAGCCAGCTGCAGGTGGGGGCCAGCACCGGGGCGGTCCGGATATTCCGGCCGACCGGGGCGGGTTTCGCCTCGATGGGCCGGCCGGTGTGGCTGCGTACGACCGATCCGCGCGGTCCCGTCGGCCTGGTGGTCGCCGACGGCCGGCTCTACCAGTTCGGCGTGGCCGCCGGCCTGACCGAGGTCGAGCTGCCGGGTACGGCCGGCCCGGTGACCGGGGTCGCGCCCGCGCTCGACGGCCACCGGATCGCCTACACCGCCGGCAACCGGCTGTACGTGGCGACCCTGATGGTGACCGGCGGGCTCGTCGAGGTGGCCGCCCACCGCCAGCTGACGACCTCGCTGACCGACGTGTCGGCGGTCGCCTGGACCGACGAGAACCGGTTGGTGACGGCAGGGCTGAAGAGCACCCGGCTGGCGCTGGTCGACATCACCGTCGACGGGCTGCTGGAGTCCTGGCTCGACGAGGACGTGCCGGCCACCCAGGTCACCAACATCTCCTCCTATCCCGACAACCCGGTGACCCGGCCCAACTTCGCCCGGCTGATGTACGAGGCCAGCGGGGTCGCCTGGTACCGGCATCTGACCAACGCGGAGCAGATCGACTCCACCGAGGTGGCCGGGGTCGGGCCGGGCGACACCGCGCCGGAGACGACCGTTCCGACCGCCCCGTTCTTCGTCTACTGA